From Microcebus murinus isolate Inina chromosome 13, M.murinus_Inina_mat1.0, whole genome shotgun sequence, the proteins below share one genomic window:
- the RNF187 gene encoding E3 ubiquitin-protein ligase RNF187, producing the protein MQDECTRGTSTQGSARGNPRTQRMSTQGRHAQAFSSPAPTPPTWACHSAEEAGTKLPGPAGWSAPRRQDPAPRARPRRWCRRRPGPRPRPRPALRPPRPSPPAPSPAPPPAALALPAGPAEAACALCQRAPREPVRADCGHRFCRACVVRFWAEEDGPFPCPECADDCWQRAVEPGRPPLSRRLLALEEAAAAPARDGPASEAALQLLCRADAGPLCAACRMAAGPEPPEWEPRWRKALRGKENKGSVEIMKKDLNDARDLHGQAESAAAVWKGHVMDRRKKALTDYKKLRAFFAEEEEHFLREAEKEEGVQEDELADPAERFRSLLQAVSELERKHRNLGLSMLLQ; encoded by the exons ATGCAGGACGAGTGCACTAGGGGCACGTCCACGCAGGGTAGTGCACGCGGGAATCCGCGCACGCAACGGATGTCCACGCAGGGAAGGCACGCGCAGGCCTTTTCCAGCCCCGCCCCGACCCCACCCACGTGGGCGTGCCACTCAGCGGAGGAGGCGG GCACAAAGCTGCCAGGACCTGCGGGGTGGAGCGCACCGCGCCGCCAGGAccccgccccgcgcgcgcgtCCCCGGCGTTGGTGTCGTCGTCGTCCGGGtcctcgtccccgtccccggccAGCTCTCCGGCCGCCCCGGCCTTCTCCGCCCGCGCCCTCGCCGGCCCCGCCACCCGCAGCCCTGGCgctccccgccggccccgccgAGGCCGCCTGTGCCCTGTGCCAGCGCGCGCCGCGGGAGCCGGTGCGTGCCGACTGCGGCCACCGCTTCTGCCGGGCGTGCGTGGTGCGCTTCTGGGCCGAGGAGGACGGGCCGTTCCCGTGCCCCGAGTGCGCCGACGACTGCTGGCAGCGCGCCGTGGAGCCCGGCCGCCCGCCGCTCAGCCGCCGCCTGCTGGCGCTCGAGGAGGCGGCCGCGGCGCCCGCGCGCGACGGGCCGGCCAGCGAGGCCGCGCTGCAGCTGCTGTGCCGCGCCGACGCCGGGCCGCTGTGCGCCGCCTGCCGCATGGCCGCGGGCCCCGAGCCGCCCGAGTGGGAGCCGCGCTGGAGGAAGGCGCTGCGCGGCAAG GAGAACAAGGGGTCCGTGGAAATCATGAAAAAAGACTTGAACGATGCCCGGGACCTGCACGGCCAGGCAGAGTCAGCGGCTGCCGTGTGGAAG GGACACGTGATGGACCGCAGGAAGAAGGCCCTGACTGACTACAAGAAGCTGCGGGCCTTCTTCGCTGAGGAGGAGGAGCACTTCCTGcgggaggctgagaaagaggaGGGCGTCCAGGAGGACGAGCTGGCGGACCCGGCCGAGCGGTTCCGGTCCCTGCTGCAGGCCGTGTCGGAGCTGGAGAGGAAGCACCGCAACCTGGGCCTGAGCATGCTgctgcag TGA
- the LOC105878819 gene encoding H2B.U histone 2, with protein MPEPSRSAPAPKKGSKKAISKAQKKDGKKRKRGRKESYSIYVYKVLKQVHPDTGISSKAMGIMNSFVNDIFERIASEASRLAHYNKRSTITSREVQTAVRLLLPGELAKHAVSEGTKAVTKYTSSK; from the coding sequence ATGCCGGAGCCTTCGCGCTCGGCTCCGGCGCCCAAGAAGGGCTCCAAAAAGGCCATCTCCAAGGCGCAGAAGAAGGACGGCAAGAAGCGCAAGCGCGGCCGCAAGGAGAGCTACTCCATCTACGTGTACAAGGTGCTGAAGCAGGTGCACCCGGACACGGGCATCTCGTCCAAGGCCATGGGCATCATGAACTCGTTCGTCAACGACATCTTCGAGCGCATCGCCAGCGAGGCGTCCCGCCTGGCGCACTACAACAAGCGCTCGACCATCACGTCCCGCGAGGTGCAGACGGCCGTGCGCCTGCTGCTGCCCGGCGAGCTGGCCAAGCACGCCGTGTCCGAGGGCACCAAGGCCGTCACCAAGTACACCAGCTCCAAGTGA
- the H2AC25 gene encoding histone H2A type 3, translating to MSGRGKQGGKARAKAKSRSSRAGLQFPVGRVHRLLRKGNYSERVGAGAPVYLAAVLEYLTAEILELAGNAARDNKKTRIIPRHLQLAIRNDEELNKLLGRVTIAQGGVLPNIQAVLLPKKTESHHKAKGK from the coding sequence ATGTCTGGCCGGGGCAAACAGGGCGGCAAGGCGCGCGCCAAGGCCAAGTCGCGCTCGTCGCGCGCGGGGCTGCAGTTTCCCGTGGGCCGCGTGCACCGGCTGCTCCGCAAGGGCAACTACTCGGAGCGCGTGGGCGCCGGCGCCCCTGTCTACCTGGCCGCCGTGCTCGAGTACCTGACGGCCGAGATCCTGGAGCTGGCGGGCAACGCGGCGCGCGACAACAAGAAGACGCGCATCATACCGCGCCACCTGCAGCTGGCCATCCGCAACGACGAGGAGCTCAACAAGCTGCTGGGCCGCGTGACCATCGCGCAGGGCGGCGTCCTGCCCAACATCCAGGCCGTGCTGCTGCCCAAGAAGACCGAGAGTCACCACAAGGCCAAGGGCAAGTGA
- the H2BC26 gene encoding histone H2B type 3-B: MPDPSKSAPAPKKGSKKAVTKAQKKDGKKRKRSRKESYSIYVYKVLKQVHPDTGISSKAMGIMNSFVNDIFERIASEASRLAHYNKRSTITSREVQTAVRLLLPGELAKHAVSEGTKAVTKYTSSK, from the coding sequence ATGCCAGACCCGTCCAAGTCGGCTCCGGCGCCCAAGAAGGGCTCCAAAAAGGCCGTCACCAAGGCGCAGAAGAAGGACGGCAAGAAGCGCAAGCGCAGCCGCAAGGAGAGCTACTCCATCTACGTGTACAAGGTGCTGAAGCAAGTGCACCCCGACACCGGCATCTCGTCCAAGGCCATGGGCATCATGAACTCGTTCGTCAACGACATCTTCGAGCGCATCGCCAGCGAGGCGTCCCGCCTGGCGCACTACAACAAGCGCTCGACCATCACGTCCCGCGAGGTGCAGACGGCCGTGCGCCTGCTGCTGCCCGGCGAGCTGGCCAAGCACGCCGTGTCCGAGGGCACCAAGGCCGTCACCAAGTACACCAGCTCCAAGTGA